Proteins from a genomic interval of Geodermatophilus obscurus DSM 43160:
- a CDS encoding ABC1 kinase family protein yields MTEPDRGIPRGSVSRTARLASLPLGAAGRATLGIGKRLSGRPAEAVNAELQQRTAEQLFAVLGQLKGGAMKLGQTLSVFEAAVPEEVAAPYREALVKLQEEAPPMPVRTVHAVLAQQLGGTWRTRFKEFDDAPAAAASIGQVHRATWRDGRDVAVKIQYPGAATALMADLNQLARFARLFAALFPGLDVKPLITELKARVVEELDYGLEADAQRTFAAAYADDPQIVVPRVVASAPKVIVSEWLEGTPLSKVIASGSREERDRAGHLLAVLHFSGPQRAGLLHADPHPGNFRLTPDGRFGVIDFGATARLPDGHPEPIGRLVRWALEGRAEDVLADLRTEGFVRPGVEVDAQGVLEYLLPLLEPIRQPRFHFTRAWMQEQATRIADPRTEANRLGRMLNLPPAYLLIHRVTIGSIGVLCQLDAEDDYRSVVEEWLPGFTG; encoded by the coding sequence GTGACTGAGCCTGACCGGGGGATCCCACGAGGCTCGGTCTCACGGACCGCACGCCTGGCCTCGCTGCCGCTGGGGGCGGCCGGCCGGGCGACCCTGGGCATCGGCAAACGGCTGTCCGGTCGCCCCGCCGAGGCGGTGAACGCGGAGCTGCAGCAGCGCACCGCCGAGCAGCTGTTCGCCGTCCTGGGTCAGCTCAAGGGCGGGGCGATGAAGCTCGGGCAGACCCTCTCGGTGTTCGAGGCGGCCGTGCCCGAGGAGGTGGCCGCCCCGTACCGCGAGGCGCTGGTGAAGCTGCAGGAGGAGGCGCCGCCGATGCCGGTGCGCACCGTTCACGCGGTGCTGGCCCAGCAGCTGGGCGGCACGTGGCGCACGCGCTTCAAGGAGTTCGACGACGCGCCGGCGGCCGCGGCCAGCATCGGGCAGGTGCACCGGGCGACCTGGCGGGACGGCCGCGACGTCGCGGTCAAGATCCAGTACCCGGGCGCGGCCACCGCGCTCATGGCCGACCTCAACCAGCTGGCCCGCTTCGCCCGGCTGTTCGCCGCGCTGTTCCCCGGCCTGGACGTCAAGCCGCTGATCACCGAGCTCAAGGCCCGGGTGGTCGAGGAGCTGGACTACGGCCTGGAGGCCGACGCGCAGCGGACCTTCGCCGCCGCGTACGCCGACGACCCGCAGATCGTCGTCCCCCGGGTGGTCGCCAGCGCACCCAAGGTGATCGTCTCCGAGTGGCTCGAGGGGACGCCGCTGTCGAAGGTGATCGCCTCGGGCAGCCGCGAGGAGCGCGACCGCGCCGGGCACCTGCTCGCGGTGCTGCACTTCTCCGGTCCGCAGCGGGCCGGGCTGCTGCACGCCGACCCGCACCCGGGCAACTTCCGGCTGACCCCCGACGGCCGCTTCGGGGTCATCGACTTCGGCGCCACCGCACGGCTGCCCGACGGGCACCCCGAGCCGATCGGCCGGCTGGTGCGCTGGGCACTGGAGGGCCGGGCCGAGGACGTGCTGGCCGACCTGCGCACCGAGGGCTTCGTCCGCCCCGGCGTGGAGGTCGACGCACAGGGGGTGCTGGAGTACCTGCTGCCGTTGCTGGAGCCGATCCGGCAGCCGCGCTTCCACTTCACGCGGGCGTGGATGCAGGAGCAGGCCACCCGGATCGCCGATCCCCGCACCGAGGCCAACCGGCTGGGCCGGATGCTCAACCTGCCCCCGGCGTACCTGCTCATCCACCGGGTGACGATCGGGTCCATCGGGGTGCTCTGCCAGCTCGACGCGGAGGACGACTACCGCAGCGTGGTCGAGGAGTGGTTGCCCGGCTTCACCGGCTGA
- a CDS encoding WhiB family transcriptional regulator: MRRPLPCRTDPDLWFADTPAGLEEAKVRCADCPVRDACLAGALLRGEPWGVWGGEIFERGVVIPRKRPRGRPRKVAVA; the protein is encoded by the coding sequence GTGCGGCGTCCCCTGCCGTGCCGGACCGACCCGGACCTGTGGTTCGCGGACACCCCGGCAGGGCTGGAGGAGGCCAAGGTCCGCTGCGCGGACTGTCCGGTCCGCGACGCCTGCCTGGCCGGCGCGCTGCTCCGCGGCGAGCCGTGGGGCGTCTGGGGCGGGGAGATCTTCGAGCGGGGTGTGGTCATCCCGCGCAAGCGCCCGCGGGGTCGCCCCCGCAAGGTGGCGGTCGCGTGA
- a CDS encoding ATP-dependent helicase — protein MSQIAGAPGDVRVAGAEAVLAQLDDEQLTAAQAVSGPVCILAGAGTGKTRTITHRIAYGVHTGAFVPEQVLAVTFTARAAGELRSRLAGLGVGGVQARTFHAAAMRQLRYFAPRVLGGPMPELVENKLRLVAAAASRSRLSTDRTSLRDLASEIEWAKTTLATPDDYPARAQAAGREPPFEPAAVARVYASYESAKQRDGALDFEDLLLVTAFALEEHPDVARQVRGQYRHFVVDEYQDVNPLQQRLLDAWLGGRADVCVVGDPNQTIYSFTGADPDYLLGFADRYPDAEVVKLERDYRSTPQVVALANKLIGQAPPRKGLPGLRLLGQRAEGPAPRFSEHPDEPTEAAAVAQACRALVDAGTPAAEIAVLFRINAQSEVYENALAAVGVPYVLRGGERFFERPEVREAVLLLRGAAAGGTEPGALVPTVRDVLASTGWVEHRPPPGGAARDRWQSLAALVDLAVDLVAEDPTLDLAGFVSHLAARADAQHAPTVQGVTLASMHAAKGLEWDAVFVVGLVDGVLPISQSLSRPDAVEEERRLLYVAVTRAREQLNLSWSLARNPGGRRSRPRSRFLDGLVPGSTPTAAPPQRRQKRAKVVLEGEAGELFERLRAWRSEAAASASVPAYVVFTDATLQAIAETRPASLRELAALPGIGARKLELYGEDVLGTLGS, from the coding sequence ATGTCGCAGATCGCCGGTGCACCCGGGGACGTCCGGGTCGCGGGCGCCGAGGCCGTGCTCGCCCAGCTGGACGACGAGCAGCTCACCGCCGCCCAGGCGGTGTCCGGGCCGGTCTGCATCCTCGCCGGTGCGGGCACCGGCAAGACCCGCACCATCACCCACCGGATCGCCTACGGCGTGCACACCGGGGCCTTCGTGCCGGAGCAGGTCCTCGCCGTCACCTTCACCGCCCGGGCCGCGGGGGAGCTGCGGTCCCGGCTGGCCGGGCTGGGGGTGGGCGGCGTCCAGGCCCGCACCTTCCACGCCGCGGCCATGCGCCAGCTGCGCTACTTCGCCCCCCGCGTCCTCGGCGGCCCGATGCCCGAGCTGGTGGAGAACAAGCTCCGCCTCGTGGCCGCCGCGGCGTCCCGCTCCCGGTTGTCGACCGACCGCACCAGCCTGCGCGACCTCGCCAGCGAGATCGAGTGGGCCAAGACCACGCTGGCCACGCCCGACGACTACCCGGCCCGGGCCCAGGCCGCCGGCCGCGAGCCGCCGTTCGAGCCGGCGGCGGTGGCCCGGGTCTACGCGAGCTACGAGTCGGCCAAGCAGCGGGACGGCGCGCTGGACTTCGAGGACCTGCTGCTGGTCACCGCCTTCGCCCTCGAGGAACACCCGGACGTCGCCAGGCAGGTGCGCGGGCAGTACCGGCACTTCGTCGTCGACGAGTACCAGGACGTCAACCCGCTGCAGCAGCGGCTGCTCGACGCCTGGCTCGGCGGCCGGGCCGACGTCTGCGTGGTGGGGGACCCGAACCAGACGATCTACTCGTTCACCGGCGCCGACCCCGACTACCTGCTGGGGTTCGCCGACCGCTACCCGGACGCCGAGGTCGTCAAGCTGGAGCGGGACTACCGCTCCACGCCGCAGGTCGTGGCGCTGGCCAACAAGCTCATCGGGCAGGCGCCGCCGCGCAAGGGCCTGCCCGGGCTGCGGCTGCTGGGCCAGCGCGCCGAGGGGCCCGCGCCGCGCTTCTCCGAGCACCCCGACGAGCCCACCGAGGCCGCCGCGGTCGCCCAGGCGTGCCGGGCGCTGGTCGACGCCGGGACCCCGGCCGCCGAGATCGCCGTCCTCTTCCGGATCAACGCCCAGTCCGAGGTCTACGAGAACGCGCTCGCCGCCGTCGGCGTGCCCTACGTGCTCCGCGGCGGTGAGCGCTTCTTCGAGCGGCCGGAGGTGCGGGAGGCGGTGCTGCTGCTGCGCGGCGCCGCGGCCGGTGGCACCGAGCCCGGCGCGCTGGTGCCGACCGTGCGCGACGTCCTGGCCTCCACCGGCTGGGTGGAGCACCGCCCGCCGCCCGGGGGAGCGGCCCGCGACCGCTGGCAGTCCCTCGCCGCGCTGGTCGACCTCGCCGTGGACCTCGTGGCGGAGGACCCGACGTTGGACCTCGCCGGCTTCGTGTCCCACCTGGCCGCCCGCGCCGACGCCCAGCACGCCCCCACCGTGCAGGGCGTCACGCTGGCCTCGATGCACGCGGCCAAGGGCCTGGAGTGGGACGCCGTCTTCGTCGTCGGCCTCGTCGACGGCGTCCTCCCGATCTCGCAGTCGCTGTCCCGCCCGGACGCGGTCGAGGAGGAGCGGCGGCTGCTCTACGTCGCCGTCACCCGCGCCCGGGAGCAGCTGAACCTCTCGTGGTCGCTGGCCCGTAACCCCGGCGGACGCCGGTCCCGGCCGCGCAGTCGCTTCCTCGACGGGCTGGTCCCCGGGTCCACGCCGACGGCGGCACCGCCCCAGCGCCGGCAGAAGCGCGCCAAGGTCGTCCTGGAGGGCGAGGCGGGGGAGTTGTTCGAGCGACTGCGGGCCTGGCGCAGCGAGGCGGCCGCCTCGGCGTCGGTCCCGGCCTACGTCGTCTTCACCGACGCGACGCTTCAGGCGATCGCGGAGACCCGGCCGGCGTCGCTGCGCGAGCTGGCCGCGCTGCCGGGCATCGGGGCCCGCAAGCTGGAGCTGTACGGCGAGGACGTGCTGGGCACTCTCGGTTCCTGA
- a CDS encoding mycoredoxin, with product MTAAPAAVTMYTTTWCGYCVRLKKLMQREGIEYAEVNIEQDAAAADVVMQANGGNRTVPTLLFPDGSALTNPTIDQVKAQLAQSTGS from the coding sequence ATGACCGCCGCTCCCGCCGCCGTGACCATGTACACCACCACGTGGTGCGGGTACTGCGTCCGGTTGAAGAAGCTCATGCAGCGCGAGGGCATCGAGTACGCCGAGGTCAACATCGAGCAGGACGCCGCCGCGGCCGACGTGGTCATGCAGGCCAACGGGGGCAACCGCACCGTCCCGACGCTGCTCTTCCCCGACGGGAGCGCCCTGACCAACCCCACCATCGACCAGGTCAAGGCCCAGCTGGCACAGTCCACGGGGTCATGA
- a CDS encoding ANTAR domain-containing protein has product MSQGLEDVTAADDPCGTEQPTVVVARTGRGWSVFAPGRAEDVDDLVEGMTLADLVSEELGAPVEPDRGARRAARGAASGSDSDADPRDARIAALERTVAQLEHALAARVSTERAIGVLAERQGTTPQAAFEQLRRDARSQGRPVPELAREVLDDLAVRPVATEVDVPARPAPRPPVREAGRAPRTRSRAGRGPAEGRS; this is encoded by the coding sequence GTGAGCCAGGGCCTGGAGGACGTGACGGCGGCGGACGACCCGTGCGGCACGGAGCAGCCCACCGTGGTGGTGGCCCGCACCGGCCGCGGCTGGTCGGTGTTCGCCCCCGGCCGCGCAGAGGACGTCGACGACCTCGTGGAGGGCATGACCCTCGCCGACCTGGTCAGCGAGGAGCTCGGCGCGCCGGTCGAACCGGACCGCGGAGCCCGCCGCGCGGCCCGGGGTGCCGCTTCCGGGTCCGACTCCGACGCCGACCCGCGGGACGCCCGGATCGCTGCCCTGGAGCGCACCGTCGCCCAGCTCGAGCACGCCCTGGCCGCCCGGGTCTCCACCGAGCGGGCCATCGGCGTGCTGGCCGAACGTCAGGGCACGACGCCGCAGGCCGCCTTCGAGCAGCTGCGGCGCGACGCCCGCTCGCAGGGGCGGCCGGTGCCCGAGCTCGCCCGTGAGGTGCTCGACGACCTGGCCGTCCGGCCGGTCGCGACCGAGGTCGACGTCCCCGCCCGTCCGGCCCCGCGGCCGCCCGTCCGCGAGGCCGGGCGGGCGCCCCGCACCCGCAGCCGGGCCGGGCGCGGGCCCGCGGAGGGCCGGTCCTGA
- the nudC gene encoding NAD(+) diphosphatase, translated as MSVPDGGSSPADNPPPSGDGVAWPESSPSPVGAVPVLSRSAHDRSHLARLLPDPTGGRPVRVLTVDERRTVPVEEAEGGPRLLWEERAGLPEGAVYLGEADGVPYAAVRGERRLTLGGRPADTWAGLRDLGADLGDLDAGLLAEAIAMVEWHERNRFSPLSGARTTIERAGWVQRDPETGAELFPRTDPAVIMLVHDGGDRCVLGRQAVWPPGRFSILAGFVEPGESAEGAVAREVAEEVGLRVTDVRYVGSQPWPFPQSLMLGYTARVEGDRTLHLDPTEIEEARWFTRDELRSGAGPRALPPAVSIARHIIDRWIDGEL; from the coding sequence ATGAGCGTCCCGGACGGCGGCAGCAGCCCGGCCGACAACCCGCCGCCGTCCGGCGACGGCGTCGCGTGGCCGGAGAGCAGCCCCTCGCCGGTCGGGGCGGTACCGGTGCTGTCCCGGTCCGCGCACGACCGCAGCCACCTGGCCCGCCTGCTGCCCGACCCGACCGGCGGCCGCCCGGTGCGGGTGCTCACGGTCGACGAGCGGCGCACCGTGCCCGTCGAGGAGGCCGAGGGTGGTCCGCGCCTGCTCTGGGAGGAGCGCGCCGGGCTGCCGGAGGGCGCGGTCTACCTCGGCGAGGCCGACGGGGTGCCCTACGCCGCCGTCCGCGGGGAGCGACGGCTCACCCTCGGCGGCCGCCCGGCCGACACCTGGGCCGGGCTCCGCGACCTCGGTGCGGACCTCGGCGACCTGGACGCCGGCCTGCTCGCCGAGGCGATCGCCATGGTCGAGTGGCACGAGCGCAACCGGTTCAGCCCGCTGTCCGGCGCACGGACGACGATCGAGCGGGCCGGCTGGGTGCAACGGGACCCGGAGACCGGCGCGGAGCTGTTCCCCCGCACCGACCCGGCCGTGATCATGCTGGTCCACGACGGCGGCGACCGGTGCGTGCTGGGCCGCCAGGCGGTGTGGCCGCCGGGACGCTTCTCCATCCTCGCCGGCTTCGTCGAGCCGGGGGAGTCCGCGGAGGGCGCGGTGGCCCGGGAGGTCGCCGAGGAGGTCGGGCTGCGGGTCACCGACGTCCGCTACGTGGGCAGCCAGCCGTGGCCGTTCCCGCAGTCGCTGATGCTGGGCTACACCGCCCGGGTCGAGGGCGACCGGACGCTGCACCTGGACCCCACCGAGATCGAGGAGGCCCGCTGGTTCACCCGCGACGAGCTGCGCTCCGGCGCCGGCCCGCGGGCGCTGCCACCGGCGGTCTCCATCGCCCGGCACATCATCGACCGCTGGATCGACGGCGAGCTGTAA
- a CDS encoding M16 family metallopeptidase — MNAPVLVPPLGEPRPQPELAVTEETLPNGLRLVVVPRPGVPLVELRLRVPFAAPTARTAAQHTARASVLSGAVLLGTGAHDATGIAEAVQAHGGELSVSTDPDRLLFATTLLAEGLAPVLGVLAEVLTDATYPADRVEAERARVAERISIARSQPGIIARTALAARRYGAHPYAEQLPAVELVDAVRSQALRKLHRERVLPAGSTLVLVGDLDPAAAVGAVGTALAGWTGEGTAVAAPPVPQPAPGPLQVVDRPGAVQSNLRLGGPAPSRTDPDLPAVRLANMVYGGYFSSRLVENIRERRGYSYSPRSSVDHLAAASSFLVEADVATEVTGPAFLETWYELGRMALAPVTEEELDAARRYVLGSMALSTATHAGLASTLSALTGSGLPPQWLAEHQQALARVTVEEVQEAARRVLQPAALTAVVVGDAGQVADPLRTFGPVEVVSPADPA, encoded by the coding sequence GTGAACGCCCCCGTGCTGGTCCCGCCGCTGGGTGAGCCCCGGCCGCAGCCCGAGCTGGCCGTCACCGAGGAGACGCTGCCCAACGGTCTCCGGCTGGTCGTCGTGCCGCGGCCGGGCGTCCCGCTCGTCGAGTTGCGGCTGCGGGTGCCCTTCGCCGCGCCGACCGCCCGCACCGCCGCGCAGCACACCGCCCGCGCCTCGGTGCTCTCCGGTGCCGTCCTGCTGGGCACCGGTGCGCACGATGCCACCGGCATCGCGGAGGCAGTGCAGGCCCACGGCGGCGAGCTGTCGGTCTCCACCGACCCCGACCGGCTGCTGTTCGCCACCACCTTGCTCGCCGAGGGGCTCGCTCCCGTGCTGGGCGTGCTGGCCGAGGTGCTGACCGACGCGACGTACCCGGCCGACCGGGTGGAGGCCGAGCGCGCCCGGGTCGCCGAGCGGATCTCCATCGCCCGCTCCCAGCCCGGCATCATCGCGCGCACCGCGCTGGCCGCCCGCCGCTACGGCGCGCACCCCTACGCCGAGCAGCTGCCCGCCGTCGAGCTGGTGGACGCGGTCCGCAGCCAGGCGCTGCGCAAGCTGCACCGGGAGCGGGTCCTCCCCGCCGGCAGCACCCTGGTGCTGGTCGGCGACCTCGACCCGGCCGCGGCCGTCGGCGCCGTCGGCACGGCGCTGGCCGGCTGGACCGGCGAGGGGACGGCGGTCGCCGCCCCGCCGGTGCCGCAGCCGGCACCCGGGCCGCTGCAGGTGGTCGACCGGCCCGGCGCGGTGCAGTCGAACCTGCGCCTGGGCGGCCCGGCGCCCAGCCGCACCGACCCCGACCTGCCCGCCGTGCGGCTGGCGAACATGGTCTACGGCGGCTACTTCTCCTCCCGCCTGGTGGAGAACATCCGCGAGCGGCGCGGCTACAGCTACAGCCCGCGCAGCTCGGTCGACCACCTGGCCGCCGCCTCCTCGTTCCTCGTCGAGGCCGACGTCGCCACCGAGGTCACCGGGCCGGCGTTCCTCGAGACCTGGTACGAGCTCGGCCGCATGGCGCTCGCGCCGGTCACCGAGGAGGAGCTGGACGCCGCCCGCCGCTACGTGCTCGGCAGCATGGCGCTGTCCACCGCCACGCACGCGGGGCTGGCCAGCACGCTCTCCGCGCTCACCGGTTCGGGCCTGCCGCCGCAGTGGCTGGCCGAGCACCAGCAGGCGCTGGCCCGGGTCACGGTCGAGGAGGTGCAGGAGGCGGCCCGCCGAGTCCTGCAGCCGGCCGCGCTGACCGCCGTCGTCGTCGGCGACGCGGGGCAGGTCGCCGACCCGCTGCGGACGTTCGGACCGGTCGAGGTCGTCTCCCCGGCGGACCCGGCATGA
- a CDS encoding M16 family metallopeptidase, which yields MTAAGADLTLRHPVQRFRLENGLRVVLAPDRSVPVVAVTVSYDVGMRNEPQGRTGFAHLFEHLMFQGSANVPKMEHARLVQAAGGTFNGSTHQDYTNYYEALPAEALERALFLEADRMAAPAITEENLRNQIDVVKEEIRVNVLNRPYGAFPWLQLPAIAFESFANTHDGYGSFVDLESSTVDDASDFFHRYYAPGNAVLCLGGDLDVEETEQLVRRWFGPIAAREVPPTPPTGEPSPTSVRSGVVEDPLAPAPAVALGWRVPDPVGDLNTYLGTVLLAELLSEGDASRLERRLVHDDQLAIAQSSYVGLFGDPFDVRDATLLTTQVHHPASVPAEKVITAVHEEIGRIAQDGVGADELARVQARTEAQLLRQADSVLGRTLAFATAELVHGRAELAGELAARLAAVGPEQVQAAARGLDPGTVAVLELRATGGRR from the coding sequence GTGACTGCAGCTGGGGCCGACCTCACCCTCCGGCACCCGGTGCAGCGTTTCCGACTGGAGAACGGGCTGCGGGTCGTGCTGGCGCCGGACCGCAGCGTCCCGGTGGTCGCCGTGACCGTCTCCTACGACGTCGGGATGCGCAACGAGCCCCAGGGCCGCACCGGATTCGCCCACCTCTTCGAGCACCTGATGTTCCAGGGCTCGGCCAACGTCCCGAAGATGGAGCACGCCCGCCTGGTCCAGGCCGCGGGCGGCACCTTCAACGGCTCGACCCACCAGGACTACACGAACTACTACGAGGCCCTCCCCGCAGAGGCCCTCGAGCGAGCCCTGTTCCTCGAGGCCGACCGCATGGCGGCGCCGGCCATCACCGAGGAGAACCTCCGCAACCAGATCGACGTGGTGAAGGAGGAGATCCGGGTCAACGTGCTCAACCGCCCGTACGGCGCCTTCCCGTGGCTGCAGCTGCCCGCGATCGCCTTCGAGAGCTTCGCCAACACCCACGACGGCTACGGCTCCTTCGTGGACCTCGAGTCCTCGACCGTCGACGACGCCTCGGACTTCTTCCACCGCTACTACGCGCCGGGCAACGCCGTCCTGTGCCTGGGCGGCGACCTCGACGTCGAGGAGACCGAGCAGCTGGTGCGCCGTTGGTTCGGCCCGATCGCCGCGCGCGAGGTGCCGCCGACACCGCCCACCGGCGAGCCGTCGCCGACGAGCGTGCGCTCCGGCGTGGTCGAGGACCCGCTGGCCCCGGCGCCCGCGGTCGCCCTCGGCTGGCGCGTCCCGGACCCGGTCGGCGACCTAAACACCTACCTCGGCACGGTGCTCCTCGCCGAGCTGCTCAGCGAGGGCGACGCCTCCCGGCTGGAGCGCCGGCTGGTCCACGACGACCAGCTGGCCATCGCGCAGAGCAGCTACGTGGGCCTGTTCGGCGACCCGTTCGACGTCCGGGACGCCACGCTGCTCACCACCCAGGTGCACCACCCGGCGTCGGTCCCGGCCGAGAAGGTGATCACCGCCGTGCACGAGGAGATCGGCCGGATCGCCCAGGACGGCGTCGGCGCCGACGAGCTGGCCCGCGTGCAGGCGCGCACCGAGGCCCAGCTGCTGCGCCAGGCCGACTCGGTGCTCGGCCGCACCCTGGCGTTCGCCACCGCGGAGCTGGTCCACGGCCGCGCCGAGCTGGCCGGCGAGCTCGCTGCCCGGCTGGCCGCCGTCGGCCCCGAGCAGGTGCAGGCCGCCGCCCGGGGGCTGGACCCGGGCACCGTCGCGGTCCTCGAGCTGCGTGCCACGGGAGGACGGCGGTGA
- a CDS encoding DUF2510 domain-containing protein produces the protein MTGQSSAPPGWYPDPDGTPGMVRWWSGAAWSDVTTPAGPGVAVQAPVAPPALAPAGPAQGPPPGPGRPPQRTAWVVGLSVLGLVLVVLIGFLVGRPSGPDDDRGAAAPPAPTGSPFPPDTVRIVDEAAGIAYPYLGQGWLEYDLQDMVETTSVAGQYLVTQDVTPDGGLFIAQCTSGPLSPGFYPGAGGLQPALARVADSVRLNYYPLPNAPEVLRDEARIVDGVPAHLLEFDLSWDVDGYEASAERVALLIVDVGRPAPALLYISVPNTHAELYGVVDRVVDGVDVL, from the coding sequence GTGACCGGTCAGTCGAGCGCGCCGCCGGGCTGGTACCCCGACCCCGACGGCACACCGGGGATGGTGCGCTGGTGGAGCGGCGCCGCCTGGTCCGACGTCACCACCCCCGCCGGTCCCGGCGTGGCCGTGCAGGCGCCGGTCGCGCCGCCGGCCCTGGCGCCCGCGGGCCCCGCGCAGGGTCCGCCGCCCGGCCCGGGACGACCGCCGCAGCGCACCGCCTGGGTGGTCGGGCTGTCGGTCCTCGGGCTGGTGCTCGTCGTCCTCATCGGCTTCCTCGTCGGCCGGCCCAGCGGTCCGGACGACGACCGGGGCGCCGCCGCACCGCCCGCGCCGACCGGTTCGCCGTTCCCGCCCGACACCGTGCGGATCGTCGACGAGGCCGCCGGCATCGCCTATCCCTACCTCGGCCAGGGCTGGCTCGAGTACGACCTGCAGGACATGGTCGAGACGACGTCGGTGGCCGGGCAGTACCTCGTCACGCAGGACGTGACGCCGGACGGCGGTCTGTTCATCGCCCAGTGCACTTCCGGTCCGCTGTCGCCGGGCTTCTACCCCGGCGCAGGCGGTCTGCAGCCGGCCCTCGCCCGGGTCGCCGACAGCGTGCGCCTGAACTACTACCCGCTCCCCAACGCGCCGGAGGTCCTGCGCGACGAGGCCCGGATCGTCGACGGCGTCCCCGCGCACCTGCTCGAGTTCGACCTGTCCTGGGACGTGGACGGCTACGAGGCGTCGGCGGAGCGGGTCGCCCTGCTCATCGTCGACGTCGGTCGCCCGGCCCCCGCACTGCTGTACATCTCCGTCCCCAACACCCACGCGGAGCTGTACGGGGTCGTCGACCGGGTGGTCGACGGCGTCGACGTGCTGTGA
- a CDS encoding serine/threonine-protein kinase, which yields MTGPQHGGQFGPYRITGVLGRGGMGQVLRAHDGEHERDVALKVLHPQWAQEEGYRDRFRREARIAARLTEPHVIPIHRYGEIDGQLFLDMRLVDGEDLDSLLRRTGPMDPARAVDLVGQVARALDAAHAGGLVHRDVKPSNVLLVGRADGRDLATSAAGEDFAYLADFGVARGADDGPGPALTAVGTAVGSTEYMAPERFGPTPPDARADVYSLACLLFELLTGRRPFPPGDPARVMAAHLHEAPPAPSSLRPGLPAALDEVVLRGLAKDPDRRWQRAGDLADAARAALTGSGVPVPSPDDAIAVGPLPTDGARSPTRVVPAAAPVPSAPTLVGAPPAARTRRRLRWLPWVLAAAATVAALVLAGLYVTADRRADTADRRADAAAADVSGVAERLLALALPEEVDATDCTAAPGDGETLGRLDCPAGDPDEDGAPATTHTLYAGNGAATALAEHVEAAGLPVLDSEYGCGNGDDPEGWLLLEDSDGRTVGRLACSLDAQGDAQLRWTWDDTGTLAVAEVRGGGEDELRELVFWWDDDADRR from the coding sequence GTGACCGGGCCGCAGCACGGCGGGCAGTTCGGCCCCTACCGGATCACGGGCGTGCTCGGCCGCGGCGGCATGGGGCAGGTGCTGCGGGCGCACGACGGCGAGCACGAGCGGGACGTCGCGCTCAAGGTGCTGCACCCGCAGTGGGCCCAGGAGGAGGGCTACCGCGACCGCTTCCGGCGCGAGGCCCGCATCGCCGCCCGCCTCACCGAGCCGCACGTCATCCCGATCCACCGGTACGGGGAGATCGACGGCCAGCTCTTCCTCGACATGCGACTGGTCGACGGCGAGGACCTCGACTCGCTGCTGCGGCGCACCGGCCCGATGGACCCCGCCCGCGCCGTCGACCTGGTCGGCCAGGTAGCCCGTGCCCTGGACGCCGCGCACGCCGGGGGTCTGGTCCACCGGGACGTCAAGCCGTCGAACGTGCTGCTCGTCGGCCGCGCCGACGGGCGGGACCTGGCCACCTCCGCCGCCGGGGAGGACTTCGCCTACCTGGCCGACTTCGGCGTCGCCCGCGGCGCCGACGACGGACCCGGGCCAGCGCTGACCGCCGTCGGCACCGCGGTCGGCAGCACCGAGTACATGGCCCCCGAGCGCTTCGGCCCGACGCCGCCGGACGCCCGCGCCGACGTCTACTCCCTGGCCTGCCTGCTGTTCGAGCTGCTCACCGGTCGCCGTCCGTTCCCGCCCGGCGACCCGGCGCGGGTGATGGCCGCGCACCTGCACGAGGCCCCGCCGGCGCCGTCGTCCCTGCGCCCGGGGCTGCCCGCGGCGCTCGACGAGGTCGTCCTGCGCGGCCTGGCCAAGGACCCGGACCGGCGCTGGCAGCGCGCCGGCGACCTCGCCGACGCCGCTCGAGCGGCGTTGACCGGCAGCGGCGTCCCGGTGCCGTCCCCGGACGACGCGATCGCCGTCGGCCCACTGCCGACCGACGGGGCTCGCTCTCCCACCCGGGTCGTGCCGGCCGCCGCCCCGGTGCCCTCGGCGCCGACCCTCGTCGGCGCCCCGCCCGCCGCCCGGACCCGGCGCCGGCTCCGCTGGTTGCCGTGGGTGCTCGCCGCCGCCGCGACCGTCGCGGCGCTGGTGCTGGCCGGGCTGTACGTCACCGCCGACCGCCGGGCCGACACCGCCGACCGCCGCGCCGACGCGGCCGCCGCCGACGTCTCCGGAGTCGCCGAGCGGCTGCTGGCCCTGGCCCTGCCCGAGGAGGTCGACGCCACGGACTGCACCGCCGCACCCGGCGACGGCGAGACGCTGGGGCGGCTCGACTGCCCCGCCGGGGACCCCGACGAGGACGGCGCCCCAGCGACCACCCACACCCTCTACGCCGGGAACGGCGCCGCCACCGCCTTGGCCGAGCACGTGGAGGCCGCGGGGCTGCCCGTGCTCGACAGCGAGTACGGCTGCGGGAACGGCGACGACCCGGAGGGCTGGCTGCTCCTGGAGGACTCCGACGGCCGGACGGTGGGCCGGCTGGCCTGCTCCCTCGACGCGCAGGGCGACGCGCAACTGCGCTGGACCTGGGACGACACCGGCACGCTCGCCGTCGCCGAGGTGCGCGGCGGCGGGGAGGACGAGTTGCGGGAGCTGGTCTTCTGGTGGGACGACGACGCCGACCGTCGGTGA